One uncultured Alphaproteobacteria bacterium genomic region harbors:
- the argH gene encoding Argininosuccinate lyase: MSKPTDSASPSSIWGGRFASGPAAVMQEINVSIGFDKRLFRQDIAGSKAHCAMLAASGIISQADANAILSGLDAVLAEIEAGSFPFRAEYEDIHMNVEARLKELIGEPAGRLHTARSRNDQVATDFRLWVRDALDSADAGFLALQRALVVQAEAHAGTVMPGFTHLQTAQPVTFGHHMLAYVEMFGRDRSRLADARARLNECPLGAAALAGTSFPIDRFATAAALGFAAPTRNSLDSVSDRDFAIEAMAALAIAGVHLSRLAEELVIWTSAPFAFVRLPDSFSTGSSIMPQKRNPDAAELCRAKAGRLIADLNALLIVMKGLPLAYSKDMQDDKEPTFEAFDTVALCLAAMTGMISELTVNAARCKAAAGQAFSTATDLADWLVRVLGMPFREAHHVTGAVVKAAEAAGCDLVDLPLDALRAIEPRITADVYAVLTVESSAASRTSYGGTAPDNVRRQCAEARTRFGL, translated from the coding sequence ATGAGCAAGCCCACCGATTCCGCCAGCCCGAGCAGCATCTGGGGAGGCCGCTTCGCCTCCGGCCCCGCCGCCGTGATGCAGGAGATCAACGTCTCGATCGGCTTCGACAAGCGTCTCTTCCGCCAGGACATCGCGGGATCGAAGGCCCACTGCGCGATGCTCGCGGCGAGCGGCATCATATCGCAAGCCGACGCGAACGCCATTCTTTCCGGCCTCGACGCGGTTCTGGCCGAGATCGAGGCCGGGAGCTTCCCGTTCCGCGCCGAGTACGAAGACATTCACATGAACGTCGAAGCGCGGCTCAAGGAGCTGATCGGCGAACCCGCCGGACGGCTGCACACCGCCCGCTCGCGCAACGATCAGGTCGCCACCGACTTCCGCCTCTGGGTGCGCGACGCCCTCGACTCGGCCGACGCCGGGTTCCTGGCGCTGCAACGCGCGCTGGTGGTTCAGGCCGAAGCGCACGCCGGAACCGTGATGCCCGGCTTCACCCATCTGCAGACCGCGCAGCCGGTCACGTTCGGTCATCACATGCTCGCCTACGTCGAGATGTTCGGCCGCGACCGCAGCCGCCTCGCCGATGCCCGCGCGCGCCTCAACGAATGCCCGCTCGGCGCGGCGGCGCTCGCGGGAACCTCGTTCCCGATCGACCGCTTCGCCACCGCCGCGGCGCTCGGCTTCGCCGCGCCCACGCGCAACTCGCTCGATTCCGTCTCCGACCGCGATTTCGCGATCGAGGCGATGGCGGCCCTCGCGATCGCGGGCGTGCACCTCTCGCGCCTCGCCGAGGAGCTGGTGATCTGGACCTCCGCGCCGTTCGCGTTCGTGCGCCTGCCGGATTCCTTCTCCACCGGCAGCTCGATCATGCCGCAGAAGCGCAACCCCGACGCCGCCGAGCTCTGCCGCGCCAAGGCGGGCCGCCTGATCGCCGATCTCAACGCGCTGCTGATCGTGATGAAGGGCCTGCCGCTCGCGTACTCCAAAGACATGCAGGACGACAAGGAGCCGACCTTCGAGGCGTTCGACACCGTCGCCCTGTGCCTCGCCGCGATGACCGGGATGATTTCGGAACTGACGGTGAACGCCGCACGCTGCAAGGCCGCGGCGGGCCAGGCGTTCTCCACCGCCACCGACCTCGCCGACTGGCTGGTGCGGGTGCTCGGCATGCCGTTCCGCGAGGCGCACCACGTCACCGGCGCGGTGGTCAAGGCCGCCGAGGCCGCGGGCTGCGACCTCGTCGACCTGCCCCTCGACGCGCTGCGCGCGATCGAACCGCGCATCACCGCCGACGTCTATGCCGTGCTCACCGTCGAAAGCTCCGCCGCCAGCCGCACCAGCTACGGCGGCACCGCCCCCGACAACGTCCGCCGCCAGTGCGCCGAGGCGCGCACCCGCTTCGGCCTCTGA
- the etfA gene encoding Electron transfer flavoprotein subunit alpha has translation MRALVLAEHDNRSLKPATAAAVAAAAQLGGTVDVLVAGCDAAAAAAAAAKLAGVRRVLVADDAAFAEMLAEPAAALIVGLAADYDALLAPATATGKNVMPRVAALLDVQQISEIVAVVAPDTFVRPIYAGNALATVKSTDAKLAITVRTPAFAPAEETGAAEIVAVAAPADGGASRFLERRVTESVRPDLTAARVVVAGGRGIGSDGAFALVSQLADVLGGAVGASRAAVDAGFIPNDAQVGQTGKIVAPDLYIAVGISGAIQHLAGMKDSKVIVAINKDAEAPIFQVADYGLVADVFEAVPALIARLNA, from the coding sequence ATGCGCGCCCTGGTCCTCGCCGAACACGACAACCGCTCCCTCAAGCCCGCCACCGCCGCCGCCGTCGCCGCCGCCGCCCAACTCGGCGGCACGGTCGACGTTCTGGTCGCCGGATGCGACGCCGCGGCGGCGGCCGCCGCCGCGGCGAAGCTCGCGGGCGTGCGCCGGGTTCTGGTCGCCGACGACGCGGCGTTCGCGGAAATGCTCGCCGAGCCCGCCGCCGCGCTGATCGTCGGCCTCGCGGCGGATTACGACGCCCTGCTCGCCCCCGCCACCGCCACCGGCAAGAACGTGATGCCGCGGGTCGCGGCGCTGCTCGACGTCCAGCAGATTTCCGAGATCGTCGCGGTGGTCGCGCCCGACACCTTCGTCCGCCCGATCTACGCCGGCAACGCGCTGGCGACGGTGAAGTCGACGGATGCGAAGCTGGCGATCACCGTCCGCACCCCGGCGTTCGCCCCGGCCGAGGAAACCGGCGCGGCGGAGATCGTGGCGGTCGCCGCCCCCGCCGACGGCGGCGCATCGCGCTTCCTCGAACGGCGCGTCACCGAATCCGTGCGCCCCGACCTCACCGCCGCGCGGGTGGTGGTGGCGGGCGGCCGCGGCATCGGCTCCGACGGCGCGTTCGCGCTGGTCTCGCAGCTCGCCGACGTGCTGGGCGGCGCGGTCGGCGCCAGCCGCGCCGCGGTCGACGCCGGGTTCATTCCCAACGACGCCCAGGTCGGCCAAACCGGCAAGATCGTCGCCCCCGACCTCTACATCGCCGTCGGCATCTCGGGCGCGATCCAGCACCTCGCCGGGATGAAGGATTCCAAGGTGATCGTCGCGATCAACAAGGACGCCGAGGCACCGATCTTCCAGGTCGCCGACTACGGCCTGGTGGCCGACGTGTTCGAGGCGGTGCCGGCGCTGATCGCGCGCCTGAACGCCTGA
- a CDS encoding exported hypothetical protein (Evidence 5 : No homology to any previously reported sequences): protein MRRLLPIALVIALAAALPACGKKGDPGTVPGGNYPSSYPTR, encoded by the coding sequence ATGCGCCGCCTGCTGCCGATCGCTCTCGTCATCGCCCTCGCCGCCGCCCTGCCCGCCTGCGGCAAGAAGGGCGACCCGGGCACCGTGCCCGGCGGCAACTATCCCTCCTCCTATCCGACCCGCTGA
- the lysA gene encoding Diaminopimelate decarboxylase: MHHFAYRDGALHAEDVSLAALAAEVGTPFYCYSTATLARHYDVLAAAVAPASICFAVKSNSSLAVIRTLAQRGAGADVVSEGELRLALKAGVPAHRIVFSGVGKTERELAFALVSGIRQINVESIPELEALDALARRMGRVAPIAIRVNPDVDAHTHEKISTGGAQHKFGIAAADALAVCRRAHAMAGIAFRGLAVHIGSQLTELDPFRAAFAKLHDMVLALREAGVPVAHLDLGGGLGVPYTPEQQPPSPEAYAQTVRETVGDLGCELTFEPGRMLVGNAGMLVAKVIYVKETAAKTFVVVDAAMNDLVRPAMYGAHHDILPVAPRAGAARAVDVVGPICETGDTFDRAVELPPLEAGDLVAFATAGAYGAAMASTYNGRPLVPEVLVNGELRCVTRRRPSYDEMTALETLPNWL, encoded by the coding sequence ATGCACCACTTCGCCTATCGCGACGGCGCGCTCCACGCCGAGGACGTGTCGCTCGCGGCGCTCGCCGCCGAAGTCGGCACGCCGTTCTACTGCTACTCCACCGCCACGCTGGCGCGCCATTACGACGTCCTCGCCGCGGCGGTCGCCCCCGCCTCGATCTGCTTCGCGGTGAAATCCAACTCCAGCCTCGCGGTGATCCGCACCCTCGCGCAGCGCGGCGCGGGCGCGGACGTGGTGAGCGAGGGCGAACTCCGCCTCGCGCTCAAGGCCGGGGTTCCGGCGCACCGGATCGTGTTCTCCGGCGTCGGCAAGACCGAGCGCGAGCTGGCGTTCGCGCTGGTCTCCGGCATCCGTCAGATCAACGTCGAATCGATCCCCGAACTGGAGGCGCTCGACGCGCTCGCGCGCCGCATGGGCCGGGTCGCGCCGATCGCGATCCGCGTCAATCCCGACGTCGACGCCCACACCCACGAAAAGATCTCCACCGGCGGCGCGCAGCACAAGTTCGGCATCGCCGCGGCCGACGCGCTCGCGGTCTGCCGCCGCGCCCACGCGATGGCGGGCATCGCCTTTCGCGGCCTCGCGGTTCACATCGGCTCCCAACTCACCGAGCTCGACCCGTTCCGCGCCGCGTTCGCCAAGCTCCACGACATGGTGCTGGCGCTGCGGGAGGCGGGCGTGCCGGTGGCGCACCTCGACCTCGGCGGCGGCCTCGGCGTGCCCTATACGCCGGAGCAGCAACCGCCGTCGCCGGAAGCCTACGCGCAGACGGTACGGGAGACCGTCGGCGATCTCGGCTGCGAACTCACCTTCGAGCCCGGGCGCATGCTCGTCGGCAACGCCGGAATGCTCGTGGCGAAGGTGATCTACGTCAAGGAAACCGCCGCCAAGACCTTCGTGGTCGTCGATGCGGCGATGAACGACCTCGTCCGCCCGGCGATGTACGGCGCGCATCACGACATCCTGCCCGTCGCCCCGCGCGCGGGCGCCGCGAGAGCGGTGGACGTGGTCGGCCCGATCTGCGAAACCGGCGACACCTTCGACCGTGCGGTCGAACTGCCGCCCCTCGAAGCGGGCGATCTCGTCGCCTTCGCCACCGCCGGAGCCTACGGCGCGGCGATGGCCTCCACCTACAACGGCCGTCCCCTGGTTCCGGAGGTTCTGGTCAACGGCGAGTTGCGCTGCGTCACCCGCCGCCGCCCCAGCTACGACGAGATGACCGCCCTCGAAACCCTGCCGAACTGGCTGTGA
- a CDS encoding conserved membrane hypothetical protein (Evidence 4 : Homologs of previously reported genes of unknown function), with amino-acid sequence MHRLLTGIRPYLALLLLCLGLYVPGQSAVPPLDRDESRYMQASKQMLESGDFVAIRFQDTPRNKKPVGIYWAQAAAVAALSDPASPSPWPYRLPSWLGATAAVLMTFGFGKHLFGRGVAFAGAGLLAASLILVAEAHQAKTDAALLACVVAAMGVFGRLYLQARKGPAVPAWQIAAMWLALGAGMLIKGPVPVMVMGLAALALVAADRRWRWLGTARPVTGLTLALAVVAPWMLALAASPQADFVSAAVKEDLIPKLLGGQEAHGGFPGLYLALALATLWPGSLFLIPAAVRSWRMRGEPAVRFCLAWIVPSWLVFELVPTKLPHYPLPLYPAVCLLIAAALFAVREPAYALLSKGWQKAVGGIWALVGVVLAAAALALPVLYGEGFAWISVPTAACAALAAALPLRKSWSGLHLPAAALAVLLAVPTYAGVFQGVMPHLDRLWIAPRLADAVRAVAPADAPVVLSGYSEPSAVFLIGTGTRLVSAEAVADALAADPGAVGVVDARDLPAFRARAEALGLPPLAPRTEVRGFNYSKGRELDLQVFRRDGPVP; translated from the coding sequence TTGCACCGCCTGCTCACCGGGATCCGCCCGTATCTTGCGCTGCTGCTGCTGTGCCTCGGGCTTTACGTCCCCGGGCAGTCGGCGGTGCCGCCGCTCGACCGCGACGAATCCCGCTATATGCAGGCGTCGAAGCAGATGCTGGAAAGCGGAGATTTCGTCGCCATCCGCTTCCAGGATACGCCGCGCAACAAGAAGCCGGTGGGAATCTACTGGGCGCAGGCGGCCGCGGTCGCCGCGCTTTCCGACCCCGCCTCCCCCTCCCCCTGGCCCTACCGTCTGCCCTCGTGGCTCGGCGCGACCGCCGCGGTGCTGATGACCTTCGGCTTCGGCAAGCACCTCTTCGGCCGCGGCGTCGCCTTCGCGGGCGCGGGCCTGCTCGCCGCCTCGCTGATCCTCGTCGCCGAGGCGCACCAGGCGAAGACCGACGCCGCCCTGCTCGCCTGCGTGGTCGCGGCGATGGGGGTGTTCGGGCGGCTCTATCTCCAGGCGCGCAAGGGCCCGGCGGTGCCCGCGTGGCAGATCGCGGCGATGTGGCTCGCGCTCGGCGCCGGAATGCTGATCAAGGGGCCGGTGCCGGTGATGGTGATGGGGCTCGCCGCCCTCGCCCTGGTCGCCGCCGACCGCCGCTGGCGCTGGCTCGGCACCGCGCGGCCGGTTACCGGCCTCACCCTCGCCCTCGCGGTGGTGGCGCCCTGGATGCTCGCCCTCGCGGCGAGCCCGCAGGCGGATTTCGTCTCCGCCGCGGTCAAGGAGGACCTGATCCCCAAGCTCCTCGGCGGCCAGGAGGCGCACGGCGGCTTCCCGGGGCTTTATCTTGCCCTCGCCCTCGCCACCCTGTGGCCGGGCTCGCTGTTCCTGATCCCCGCGGCGGTCCGCTCCTGGCGGATGCGCGGCGAACCGGCGGTGCGGTTCTGCCTCGCCTGGATCGTGCCGTCGTGGCTCGTCTTCGAACTGGTGCCGACCAAGCTGCCGCACTATCCGCTGCCGCTCTATCCGGCGGTGTGCCTGCTGATCGCCGCCGCCCTGTTCGCGGTGCGCGAGCCCGCCTACGCGCTGCTCTCCAAGGGCTGGCAGAAGGCGGTGGGCGGCATCTGGGCGCTGGTCGGCGTCGTGCTCGCCGCCGCCGCGCTGGCGCTGCCGGTGCTCTACGGCGAGGGTTTCGCCTGGATCTCGGTGCCCACCGCCGCCTGCGCCGCCCTCGCCGCGGCGCTGCCGCTGCGCAAGTCGTGGTCCGGGCTGCACCTGCCCGCCGCCGCGCTGGCGGTGCTGCTGGCGGTGCCGACCTATGCCGGAGTGTTCCAGGGGGTGATGCCGCACCTCGACCGCCTGTGGATCGCGCCGCGCCTCGCCGACGCCGTCCGCGCGGTCGCCCCCGCGGACGCGCCGGTGGTCCTCTCCGGATATTCGGAGCCGAGCGCGGTGTTCCTGATCGGCACCGGCACCCGCCTCGTTTCCGCCGAGGCGGTGGCCGACGCCCTCGCCGCCGACCCCGGTGCGGTCGGCGTCGTCGACGCGCGCGACCTGCCCGCCTTCCGCGCGCGCGCCGAAGCCCTCGGCCTGCCGCCGCTCGCCCCCCGCACCGAGGTGCGGGGGTTCAACTACTCCAAGGGGCGCGAACTCGATCTCCAGGTGTTCCGCCGCGACGGACCCGTGCCATGA
- the etfB gene encoding electron transfer flavoprotein beta-subunit (Evidence 2a : Function of homologous gene experimentally demonstrated in an other organism; Product type f : factor), which yields MKLLVAIKRVVDYNVRIRIKPDGSGVDTANLKMSMNPFDEIAVEEAVRWKERGQAAEVVAVSVGPQGAQDTLRTALAMGADRAILVQADAEVEPLAVAKILKAVALREAPDVVLMGKQAIDDDANQTGQMLAALLDWPQGTFISEAAPDGNGRVTLVREVDGGLETLSLALPCVLTTDLRLNEPRYASLPNIMKAKKKPLDVTTPEALGISVAPRLTLLKVEAPPSRKAGVMVASVDELVDRLKNEAKVL from the coding sequence ATGAAGCTTCTCGTCGCGATCAAGCGGGTCGTCGACTACAACGTCAGGATCCGCATCAAGCCGGACGGCTCCGGCGTCGACACCGCGAACCTCAAGATGTCGATGAACCCGTTCGACGAGATCGCGGTCGAGGAAGCGGTGCGCTGGAAGGAACGGGGCCAGGCCGCCGAAGTGGTGGCGGTGAGCGTCGGCCCGCAGGGCGCGCAGGACACCCTGCGCACCGCGCTGGCGATGGGCGCGGATCGCGCGATCCTGGTGCAGGCGGATGCCGAGGTCGAACCGCTCGCGGTGGCGAAGATCCTGAAGGCGGTCGCGCTCCGCGAAGCCCCCGACGTGGTGCTGATGGGCAAGCAGGCGATCGACGACGACGCCAACCAGACCGGGCAGATGCTCGCGGCGCTGCTCGACTGGCCGCAGGGCACCTTCATCTCCGAAGCCGCGCCCGACGGCAACGGCCGCGTCACCCTGGTGCGCGAGGTCGACGGCGGGCTCGAAACCCTGTCGCTGGCGCTGCCGTGCGTGCTCACCACCGATCTCCGCCTCAACGAGCCGCGCTACGCATCGCTTCCCAACATCATGAAGGCGAAGAAGAAACCCCTCGACGTCACGACCCCCGAGGCGCTCGGGATCTCGGTCGCGCCGCGGCTGACGCTGCTCAAGGTGGAAGCGCCGCCGAGCCGCAAGGCGGGGGTGATGGTCGCCTCGGTGGACGAACTCGTCGACAGGCTCAAGAACGAAGCGAAGGTGCTCTGA
- a CDS encoding hypothetical protein (Evidence 5 : No homology to any previously reported sequences): protein MDTEPSMPPGNSQDEIPVYDRRTVTKAIATALGLLVVVGGLFLLIRAQYASPDADKHYKTVADARRHVVDFKTPRPLPGAAVTEHVPVDARTARRVETALADFAGKPVFAVLWATWCRPCHAEMVELDRLYPDLARRGLVVLPILTADKAGAEGARYFYRGKGIGNLPLYTDHGNAMLSAFGTGNLPVGGFISPEGKLLAVTDGLDLLQEPAQALLRSFAETGELP, encoded by the coding sequence ATGGACACCGAGCCTTCCATGCCGCCCGGGAATTCGCAAGACGAAATCCCGGTCTACGACAGGCGCACGGTCACCAAGGCGATCGCGACGGCGCTCGGCCTTCTGGTCGTCGTCGGTGGCCTGTTCTTGCTGATCAGGGCCCAATATGCAAGCCCGGATGCGGACAAGCACTACAAGACCGTCGCCGACGCGCGCCGTCACGTCGTCGATTTCAAGACGCCGCGGCCGCTGCCGGGCGCGGCGGTGACCGAGCACGTGCCGGTCGATGCCCGCACCGCGCGGCGCGTCGAGACCGCGCTCGCCGATTTCGCGGGCAAGCCGGTGTTCGCGGTGCTGTGGGCGACCTGGTGCCGCCCCTGCCACGCCGAGATGGTCGAGCTCGACCGCCTCTATCCGGATCTGGCCCGGCGGGGGCTGGTGGTGCTGCCGATCCTCACCGCCGACAAGGCGGGCGCCGAAGGCGCGCGCTACTTCTATCGCGGCAAGGGGATCGGCAACCTGCCCCTCTACACCGACCACGGCAACGCGATGCTGTCGGCGTTCGGCACCGGCAACCTGCCGGTCGGCGGCTTCATCTCGCCCGAGGGCAAGCTCCTCGCCGTTACCGACGGCCTCGATCTGCTTCAGGAACCGGCGCAGGCGCTGCTGCGGAGCTTCGCCGAGACCGGCGAGCTGCCGTGA
- a CDS encoding PA-phosphatase-like phosphoesterase, with the protein MKPGRALAVLLSAARAVVRLARRLAAALARISRAHPWTAATVSVTLACATMIAWADMPLAHALRNHLPPETFGFFKVLTDIGLSGLWYVLAAALLLGGRVLAGFSSTIARHDQFMNLARSAWFMIVAMATSAAAVQLIKFAVGRYRPRYLFEEGLYGLDPFGVHMGMYSFPSGHTQTVVAAMTALTLMYPRYNLLYVIIAVLVGSSRALTTIHYPSDVLMGAYVGFAVTMGLRRLFERKGRSLRIDL; encoded by the coding sequence ATGAAACCCGGACGCGCCCTCGCCGTCCTCCTCTCCGCCGCCCGCGCCGTCGTCAGGCTCGCGCGGCGGCTCGCGGCGGCGCTGGCGCGAATTTCCCGGGCCCACCCCTGGACCGCCGCCACCGTGAGCGTCACCCTGGCGTGCGCGACGATGATCGCCTGGGCCGACATGCCGCTCGCCCACGCCCTCCGCAACCACCTGCCGCCCGAAACCTTCGGCTTCTTCAAGGTCCTCACCGACATCGGCCTCTCCGGCCTGTGGTACGTGCTGGCGGCGGCGCTGCTGCTCGGCGGCCGGGTGCTCGCCGGGTTCTCCTCGACGATCGCGCGCCACGACCAGTTCATGAACCTCGCGCGCTCGGCGTGGTTCATGATCGTCGCGATGGCGACCTCGGCGGCGGCGGTGCAGCTGATCAAGTTCGCGGTCGGGCGCTACCGCCCGCGCTACCTGTTCGAGGAGGGGCTCTACGGCCTCGATCCGTTCGGCGTGCACATGGGGATGTATTCGTTCCCCTCCGGCCACACCCAGACGGTGGTGGCGGCGATGACCGCCCTCACCCTGATGTACCCGCGCTACAACCTGCTCTACGTCATCATCGCGGTGCTGGTGGGGTCGAGCCGCGCGCTCACCACCATCCACTATCCCTCGGACGTGCTGATGGGGGCCTACGTCGGCTTTGCCGTCACCATGGGGCTGCGCCGCCTGTTCGAGCGCAAGGGGCGCTCGCTCAGAATCGACCTGTGA
- a CDS encoding Cob(I)yrinic acid a,c-diamide adenosyltransferase, which yields MVQLTRIYTRGGDKGKTSLGDGSRVNKGSLRVSSYGTVDEANGVIGLARLHTKDDPDADAMLARIQNDLFDLGADLCTPIKENEDPAMALRVKPEQVKRLETEIDAMNAELQPLKSFILPGGSPAAAYLHLARSVVRRAEREMSVLIDQEPVNPEALKYANRLSDHLFVIARYLNDKGTADVLWVPGANR from the coding sequence ATGGTCCAGCTCACGCGCATTTATACCCGAGGCGGAGACAAGGGAAAGACCTCTTTGGGCGACGGATCCCGCGTCAACAAGGGCTCGCTGCGCGTCTCCTCCTACGGCACGGTGGACGAAGCCAACGGCGTGATCGGCCTCGCGCGGCTGCACACCAAGGACGACCCGGACGCCGACGCGATGCTGGCGCGCATCCAGAACGATCTCTTCGACCTCGGCGCCGATCTCTGCACGCCGATCAAGGAGAACGAGGACCCGGCGATGGCGCTGCGCGTCAAGCCCGAGCAGGTCAAGCGCCTGGAGACCGAGATCGACGCGATGAACGCCGAACTTCAGCCCCTGAAGTCGTTCATCCTGCCGGGCGGCTCGCCCGCCGCGGCGTATCTCCACCTCGCGCGCTCGGTGGTGCGCCGGGCGGAACGCGAGATGTCGGTGCTGATCGACCAGGAGCCGGTCAACCCGGAAGCGTTGAAATACGCCAACCGCCTGTCCGACCACCTGTTCGTGATCGCCCGCTATCTCAACGACAAGGGCACCGCCGACGTCCTCTGGGTGCCCGGCGCGAATCGCTGA